The DNA sequence TTTTAACTGAGTGTCCCCATTTAGTTATTGACCTGGGTAtgttaaatcagaaataattgcAGGCCAGTATTGTCCCCATAAAAACATGATACATGCactttgttttctctgtcaGCAGAGGGGGCTATTACACCAGTATCTAAATAGACCACAATGTGACCCTTGCACAGCAGCATATGTGCTTAACATAGGGCAGtgcttcccaaccctgttcctggaggtccgCTGTGCTGTAAGAGTTTGTTTTAACACCAACAAAGCTCACCTtccaacagctagagatctccttgagcGGCTAACTATCAGGTGTGCCACATttggattgaaatgaaaacctgctggatggcagatccccaggaacagggctgggaagTGCTGATGCAGGATATCTGATATCTGCCCGTTCTCGCCTGAGCAGTTAATACTGAAGTTAATTACTTCCCCCGCCGCCAGACTTGAGGACGATCTGTGACGTGTTCATATCGAGGCTGTGTCccaggaaaacaaacaattaagGACGGGTGAATTTCTTACTTGATGGCCTGTCCGTTCTTTTTGAATGTCAGTTATTTTATGTTAGTAAATACTGGACAACTATTTTAAACTTGAATGACATTGATCACAACAAGCTGATCAGAGTGTTCAGGGTACAATCAATCTTCctgaatgtgatttttattaCTTGCATAACAGGAAAACATACAAATGTCCTATAGGACAATGTGATAAAGCTGGTAAGTCAAAGTGAAATGTGTGTATGGATTCTATTCTAGGTCTGATTCAGAACAataaaggaaaagggaaaaacaactgttataaaattatttttaatattaatatgccatttaaaatgcagtacCGGTTTCATAAAAATAGCAGCATCATTATTTTCCACAATGTCACACATAAAACTATATACAAGTTTGTATTTCAATAGAAcataaatgcacaaaaacaggaaCCGAATaaaaccatatacagtcattatTGAACTCTACCCTGTTTAGTAAAAAGCGATGAGTAGCATCTAATGAAAAACTAATACCAGAGCTTTTTTCCACTGCCAGACTCTTTCCATTGTTTACATGGGAACAGCACACATCAAGCACATTAGATTTAACAGATGAGCAAGTAggtttttaatgaaacattgaCTTGTGTAATGGGTATGGGACTGTGCAGCCAGACGAAGCGAGCGTGGAGTAGGCTGCACGCTATGGTGTCCCCAGGTTTCAGTGTGTTCTAGTAGGGATGACGGTAAGGGTGGTACTGCGACAGGAGTGGGGTGCTGGCAGCAGGCATGACTAGGCCGGGCATGCTGGCGCACTGGTACAGCGAGTCCAGGCACATGGCGGGACTCGAGCCCACCGCGGCCTGAGGTGTGTAGCGCAAGCTGGCGGGGCTCAGatagggggcggagctctcgTGCACAGAGAAGTAGCCAGGCCAAAAAGGCTGGGCCTCTGGATACTGCATCAGCTGCGAGGTGGTGTTTGCCTGGCAGGCCTGGGCCAGGGCATCCTGGAGGGTCCTTTTCAGCTTCATGCGCCGGTTCTGGAACCAGTTCCTGATCTAggtggagaaagggagaaagagtgagactGCGGTTCAGCCTGCAAGAACAGCTGTGGGCTTTCGAAAAACCATAGCCGCAAAATGACCTGTCGTAATGCAGTTGTCcaacaaagcaaaagcaaactttttgaaGCACTTACGGTAAGTATGTTGAGCAAGTTAAGAAAACATTGGGGTTTGATTTTGTGGAAAGAGCAAGGCCAGGACTCGTTTTGGAGTTTTAAGGCAGGGATTCAGGCTCATACCTGCTTGTCGGACAGACTGAGCTGCTTGCACAGCTCGGCCTTGTCGTGTGTGCCCAGGTACGCGTTGCGTTTGAAGGCCTTCTCCAGCCGGCTGATCTGCTCGGCGGTGAAGGCAGTGCGGGGCCGTCGTCCGGTCGAGGGGGACGTATCCGGGGACGTCGTCAGGGTGTCTTGCGGAGccgcgggggagagggagcgctCCCCCTCGCTCTCATACCCCGACGTCTCTTCTTCCTCCACGCTGCTGCTAAAGCCTGTCTCTGCCActgagagtcacagagagaggagtctTTACTGAGCAACCCCAGGACTGATCGGCAACCTTGTGCATGCACAACAATCTTTCTGCGATGGCATCGCCCAGCTTTGGTTCATTTCAATCCACGCCAGACCCAAATGAGTGTTACATTCATTGTCTAGGGTTCTCTTTGCTTTAAGACTcccttcagtttattttttctacCTCCTTGTAATGTTGCAGCAGTTCCATGTTTTGTAACAAAAGCAAGACTTGAACTGCTACAGTTTCCATGCCCAGGTTTTGTCCCACTAAAATTTTCCATAGCATGTAATCCCTCCTTACAACAATATCACATCTGACTATACTTTCTGTGCATTGCAATTTCCAGTATTACTTTgacaaactgaatttttaagGGTCCTCGGGGGATACAAAATTTTACactaccaaaataaaatatcagagCTGATGTAATgccaatcattgttttctgtatGCACATTATTTACAGTTCTCCAGTGTCCTACCAGACATTAGCATAGGACATGAGGTGGAGTCTCAGACTACTAAGCTAATGTactacattttatatttcaatgttCTCATGTTCTTTAATGAGCCCAGGCTTACCTTGAGTGTTGGAGTGCAGACTGAGGAGACTCTCTGTGCTGGGCCCTTGGTGTGTGGCAAAAGGGGAGCcgtggatgtgtctgtgtgggggccCCTCCTGGAGCTGCGTGCTTCCTCGCCCATGGCTGCTGTAGAACCCGGGGAGGCTTTCCGGCTGGGTGCTGGAGCCGTAGGGCCCATTCTGGGGCCCCGCAGAGAGCTGGAGGTCTACAGGGGCCCTGGGCCCTGTGTCACTGGTCTCCTGACTGCTCTGAGAGAGCCACTCGATAGAAAAATAGCCTTTCATGATATCAGAAAACACGTAATCCAGATCCAGGGAACTAAAGCCAAAGAAGTCCTTCCAGTCTCCAGCGGTCTGAAGAACCTTCTGTTCCCTTTCTGTGAAAGCCCTCTTTCCctgcttgtttctctctcactccctcttgctctctccagGCAGAGATGAGTCTGTTAAGATTGGTGTTCTGCAGCACTGGGTTAGGGTCTGGGGTATTTATAATGGGGATGCCCACTTCATTTACAAGTCACTCAGCCAGAGATCAAAGGGAAGTCTCCTCTCTTCCACTGACGCCCTTCCAGTTTTCACAAGTGTGTTAAGACATCTCATTCGCTTCTGAATGAGCCCATTAATTCCAGGCTCCAGCAAGTCTGGGGATGGATGCACACCCATTCCCCTCCTTTCCTCACTCTCTATTacctgtagagtgtgtgtgtgtgtgtgcgcacgtgtatgtgtgtgcatgtgtttttttttgttttgtttttttgaggggggggggcttggatACTAACGGAACTCTGATTGAACTGTTAATATGAACTATGAACGCAGTGGGTGGTAGAAATTAATCAGATGCTCAATGAACATCATGCTCATTTTCTTCTATATCCCTCTTTGTTCTGTCTCCAGGAGTTTAAAGTTGACATGAAATCCCACAGACCAATTGCCCGTCTAAAATCTGTGTATTCATTTCTAACATCTTCACTAGCTGATGGCCATATTGGTGACAcctattttcatttgtttttcaggttttattATGTCATGCCTTTGGTTTAGTGTTTTATACTATTCCacaatgcatgcaaaaaaaagagacctTTTACATCTAAAAATAGGTTCCCGTGGTAGGCCTATGGATTATTATTTTGTCCGATATTATAGCCATGTAGAGCAACTGAATTAGTGTCATTTTGCTGTGTCCTCTTTGTTGACGGGACATtcaggaaaatgaaataaatgaagctTCAGAGGCGCTGCTGCAGTCAAAGCAGAATCTCCTGCTCAATAATGAATTAGCATCTGCAAATGGACAACTTGCCTGCTCGACGAGGATGTTTTTTCTGTTGATAGTGATTGATTGGTTTAAAGGTTTAGACCCTGGGTGTGACCGTCTTAGAGGGGATTAAATTGTCATTCTGGAAAATTCAACGAGATTTTAAGTGTTTAGAACAAACACTTCACTTGGTTTCCAATTTTCTGTAGGCTGTCATCAGGATTTGATGTACTCATAAAATGATGACAGCAAAATCCAGCAGTAAAGCTTTATCCGGCTAAATAAATCTAATCGTTAAAACGACAAAAGCTGCCTCCTCAACTATTGCTCCTGTCTTTAGCCGGTTTGAGTAATGAGGAATTTCAGTCCTTGTGTCGGCATTCTCTTTCTTGCCTGTACACTTTTGCATTGGCGGGCAATCAAAGCGCCGACCTCATCCGATTTAAACAGATAATGACCTAAATTAGCGCTATATGCAGCGCGATCAAGCGCGGAGACAGAAGTCTGTCGGGAGTGGAGGATGGCTGTGGCTATCCAGCGAGATAACAGCACCATCCTGACTTAATTCAAAAGGCGAGCAGGACTTATTATCTTATCAATGGGGCCAATTTGTGATTGAGCCGATTGAACGCTGTTCGCCCATACAGTGCACggactccccctccctcacggGTACGTCTGACTGCTTATCAGGTTATCGCGCGTAGAGCTCGCGTCTGTTGTGCCAAACCTCTCTTTACGCATTGAAAGCTATCTAGCCGAAAGAGGCGAATGATGACAAGTTAGTCCCAACTGAATGAGATTAGAGGCGCCGAAACAGGCAAGGGTGTAAGGATTAAACGCCTTGCTATGCAAATTACTTGCCCGTTttggttattgttttattttacgcGGTGATGTAGTTTAATCCATGTTTATATGCCAAACAGTCTAGAGGTACAGAGACATGTGAGTAGAACGGCGGATAGTCTACAATGTGGCATTTAAGGCCGAATttagtgttcatttatttactgtttgtgttttaattatttgtgtttCCGTGTTGTTTGGTGTTGTTTCATGCACGTCTTCCACGTGAAAACTTCAGCAAAAATTAGTTTAATTCAACCTTTTTTACACAGCACTTTTAGTGCATAGTGTAAAAgtttttgttcaaataaatatgatCAATGTGTGGTGAGGTAGTCAGTTTGGGAAGGTGTTGGGTAGTATACAATCCAAAAGCACAAAAGTTCTTCCACCAGCACGCATGCATTCTGTGCACTGAAATGAGGGAACTCAGGCGAGAGGGAATTCAGCAGTTTCTTGTGCCAACCTTGCCACCCCTGAAAATCAAACCTGTAATCTCAGTTACCCACCTCAAATATATAGGGCTGCAATAAAGCCAAACATTTCGCCCATGTGAAATtccaaaattgtatttattttatttattcttcgaCAGTTACATGAAGGCTGGTGAGAACTtctttgtgcttgtgtatgctcaccaaaacattcatttaaagtAATTTATCATTTGTTCTTGAGCATTTAAGTAAAATAGGTAATCTTTATTTGCaaaaaacacatataaataagtaaataaataaataaataaataaataaataacagaagcATGGGACATTGCTTTTGCccctgggggaggtgggggtttgggggggggggagctatcCTCAGGCCCTGGAGAGAATCTTCAAAGACCCCAATCATTTGTTTACTACATTCATATATCTGTTatatctccccctcccttctctttctcctcctttcatTTATGTCCCAAACAAACCTCAGGCCACCTCTTGCACcaccctgtcccctgtccccaccccccatcccgccAGTCTACAGCCGTATCTCCTGGTGATCTCCGTAGACGTTATGAAACGCGAGGCCTTCAGGTGATAGTCTGTCAGAGTGAGAGCCAGTGAtactaccccccaccccagcccacctCTGCTATCTCATCCCAAACCCTGATGTGCCATAATGGATGCTGGGTGCTTTGATGTGAACGGCATCATCACCAGCAGGGTTAGAGTGCAGACAGGAGCCTGTTTTTATGTGTGGGGGACAGGGGGTGGAGACGGTATGGCAGCTGCCCATCAAAGGGTTTGCGTTACAGCATGGAGCCCAATCACTCTGGTGGCTGACTGTCTGTGAGTTTTAGTTCTTCCCCACTTTTGCTTTATGATTCACCTACTCCCAGCTGGTCTCAGTTGTGCAACGTGTTTCTTAAAACACAGCCTTGGCAGCTTCTGTGGGGAGCTCATATTCTAAAGGACAGTCATTTCTGATGTACATTGACGCTTCCTCCAAGAAATTCAAAAATACTGCAAtagattgaaataaaatgtttcaatcACCATTAccatcaccccaccccctccccccaaagcaCAGAGAGGCATCCCAGCGCCTTTTCTGGGTAATGGTCTCCAGCAGAGAGAGTGTTTCATTCGTCTCCACGGGCCTCTTTCATCTCTAACAGGTCTATTTGCTGCCGTATTATGGAAACAAATGCCCTGTCCCTCTTCTTCCAGACTTGTGGGGACCCATCCCCCATCAGGGCAGGAGGGCAAGGATAGTGACATGGTATTCCGGAAAGTGCCAGCATGTGCTAAGATGGCatatgccacccccccccccccccaaaaaaaagccactTACACgaaacactggaaaaaacagcAGTCCCCATTCACTTCACTGGCAAATTCTACAAAATACTAATATCAGTGCAAATCTCACCCATTATGCAAATTGTATATATGGGAATGAATTGAGGAGGTGGAAAATATGTTGGTAAATTGGCAATGTTTCTACAAGTAAATATTTGTTGAAAATAGCAGAATTGGCCGGTTCTGGGGGAATGGAAGCCACAAAAGTAAAGGGAACCCGTTGGGCCCCCTGTTTGCTCACGGCAGCTCCACTACATGGAAGGTCAGGGGCACCATATGGAGCGGCTAAGTTAGGATGGTTCCAAGGGCCCaaactgacaggggccctctgaaaaattgtatttgtgcaGGGATGGGCTGATCTTTTCATGGGACCCAAAACCCTTGCCAGTGCCCCTGCTGACCGATCAGGTCTTGATGACCCTGATATCAGGGGTTTTTGGCTGGATGATCTAGAGCAGAGCCCCCCAAACTATGGATCTGGGCCCCAGTGTTGAGTCATGAGAGGGGATTACGTGAGTGGCAAGGTAAAGGAGAAAAATGAATGAGgtcatgcatttatttgacaaaagaacttgttatatatttatacgCTCCCTACCtgtcaaattaaacaagcttaTATGCACAATAATAGTATAGTCTCAATTTATTATTAGAATCTTTGtgtatatgaaaaatatgtacattgGGGTGGATGCTTTGCAAATAGTTTAACCCATGTTGTTCAATAATAACATGTATTTCTCACACAGAtattaaaatttatgaaatcTATAGAAGCTGTAAACATATAAAAAGCCAGGGTTTGTCATATACAATCAATACAGGTTTTAATTGCTCAGGTACACAGATTAATGTGTCcattaatttgttttggcatgttaaaatattttatttctatattcagacataattaggctacattttcagAAAGGGTGGGGGTCAGTGATAATATTCATCTTATGAATTATGTTGTTGTGATTTTGGAACCGCTGTGCTGGAGATTTTAGAGGTTTTAATCTTGCGTTTCTGAGCAGCTGGAGTCTGCAGTGAGTGTCAAAGGGTGCAGCTGTTTcagaaatggaagaaaaatgacAGACCTTGCTGGAATGTTCTCCAGCCTGCCTCATCCACATTAGAGCTACTGACAGAGGAGGTGACTTAAATAAGGAACTCAATCAGCTAACAAAAGCAGACAGGACCACCTGTCAAAAGGTCTATGTGTTATCTCCTACCCCAGTCAGAACCAATTTTACTGTGCAGCACACAGGTAGGGAAGGAAAAACTAATGTAACCAGTTTTTTTATGTAAACAGTCTACCACTGTTATGGACTGTTATGGATGAAAAAATCTGCTCTCACTCAGGTTGAAATACGCAGTCAGCAAATCtgcttttcatctttttttcccttgaatTTCAAAGTAGTGGTCAGGTCTGGAAAACATAGTTCCACCACCCACTATTGTCTTTTGCTGATTTTGCCTGTTTGCCTGAGCTTCATCCTGACACCACATTATACActgtttttcataaaacatCCACAGGTTGAGCTGTCTTTGTCACTGAAGCCAAACAGAAGTGGACTGGACCTTTTCCGTTATGGCCCGTTGGATCTGGAATAATGTACCTGAAGATTTAAGCCTGGCAAAAGTCTGTGTTCTCCTTCAGATATtttaacaacacatttttataagCTAGTTTTTTAActgatacattttgttttgttgatgttaTTTTACTGATTTTATCTCTGCATTTcttttactttacatttttccttagattttatttctgtatttatttttattaatatatttttattacatttttaatgtgtccTTTGAATAAAGTACATCAAACAACTGTGACAAAAGGGAGAAATAATTAAAGTTATTATAACAAACATCTCTCTTTCAAGAAACCATATACAGAGATCACAAGGACTTTggaacacacattttaaacacattgaATCTTAAGAAAACACCCAGGATTTTCACTGACATGTATCCACAGCCACAGGCAGCCACCCATGAGAtgccagtgtttgtgtgtgcatgtgcgtgcatgcgtgcgtgcatgcatctgtgcatgGCTCTGAATGACATTGGCCTGGTTCTGGGGTAGGGCAGGAGGATTTTGGGGCGAGGGTGTGGAGGGTATCTATGTTTGGGGGTCTTGGTTACCAGACAGCCTGCCAGTCAGCCCGACACACAGACCTCCAGACCTGTAGTCTCACCTGTTCCCCGCTGTGGCGTCGCTTCTAAAAAGCCTGAAAGCAATAGGTCTCCtcccaaacactcacacacattttttcctCACGTGCGGCGTGggaaaaaagagggggagaaagacgTCACCaatccaccccacccctcccataCCCAACATCTCCTC is a window from the Anguilla anguilla isolate fAngAng1 chromosome 14, fAngAng1.pri, whole genome shotgun sequence genome containing:
- the LOC118213004 gene encoding homeobox protein vex1-like, yielding MKGYFSIEWLSQSSQETSDTGPRAPVDLQLSAGPQNGPYGSSTQPESLPGFYSSHGRGSTQLQEGPPHRHIHGSPFATHQGPSTESLLSLHSNTQVAETGFSSSVEEEETSGYESEGERSLSPAAPQDTLTTSPDTSPSTGRRPRTAFTAEQISRLEKAFKRNAYLGTHDKAELCKQLSLSDKQIRNWFQNRRMKLKRTLQDALAQACQANTTSQLMQYPEAQPFWPGYFSVHESSAPYLSPASLRYTPQAAVGSSPAMCLDSLYQCASMPGLVMPAASTPLLSQYHPYRHPY